The following coding sequences are from one Vulpes vulpes isolate BD-2025 chromosome 12, VulVul3, whole genome shotgun sequence window:
- the GALNT12 gene encoding polypeptide N-acetylgalactosaminyltransferase 12 isoform X2, with amino-acid sequence MVTQLPCVLSGFAYRSCYCIDSGKLIQTQRDKKYECLLPLIPAARLVGLFSPSWRERCKEKKYDYENLPTTSVVIAFYNEAWSTLLRTVYSVLETSPDILLEEVILVDDYSDREHLKERLANELSGLPKVRLIRANKREGLVRARLLGASAAKGEVLTFLDCHCECHEGWLEPLLQRIHEEESAVVCPVIDVIDWNTFEYLGNPREPQIGGFDWRLVFTWHVVPERERMRMRSPIDVIRSPTMAGGLFAVSKKYFEYLGSYDTGMEVWGGENLEFSFRIWQCGGTLETHPCSHVGHVFPKQAPYSRNKALANSVRAAEVWMDDFKELYYHRNPHARLEPFGDVTERKKLRAKLQCKDFRWFLENVYPELHVPEDRPGFFGMLQNKGLKDYCFDYNPPNENQVVGYQVLLYICHGMGQNQFFEYTSQNEIRYNTHQPEACIAVDAGTDVLVMHLCQEITPENQKFILQEDGSLFHVQSKKCVQAERKALSDSFVPLLRDCIDSEHQKWLFKEHM; translated from the exons ATGGTGACACAGCTGCCCTGCGTCCTATCAGGATTTGCTTATAGATCCTGCTATTGCATTGACTCTGGGAAGTTAATCCAAACCCAGCGTGATAAGAAGTATGAATGCCTCCTGCCTTTAATTCCTGCAGCAAGGCTTGTTGGATTATTCTCGCCTAGCTGGAGAGAAAG gtgcaaagagaagaaatatgatTATGAGAATTTGCCCACGACTTCTGTTGTCATAGCGTTTTATAATGAAGCCTGGTCAACTCTCCTCCGGACAGTTTACAGTGTCCTTGAGACGTCCCCAGACATCCTGCTAGAAGAAGTCATCCTTGTAGATGACTACAGTGATAGAG AGCATCTAAAGGAGCGCTTGGCCAATGAGCTATCTGGGCTGCCCAAGGTGCGTCTTATCCGTGCCAACAAGAGGGAGGGCCTGGTGCGAGCCCGGCTTCTGGGCGCGTCTGCGGCTAAGGGCGAGGTGCTGACCTTCCTGGACTGCCACTGTGAGTGCCACGAGGGGTGGCTCGAGCCGCTGCTGCAGAG GATCCACGAAGAAGAGTCGGCTGTGGTGTGCCCTGTAATCGATGTGATTGACTGGAACACGTTTGAGTACCTGGGCAACCCCAGGGAGCCTCAGATTGGCGGCTTCGACTGGAGGCTGGTGTTCACGTGGCACGTGGTCCCTGAGAGGGAGAGGATGCGCATGCGGTCCCCCATTGATGTCATCAG GTCTCCAACGATGGCTGGAGGGCTGTTTGCTGTgagtaagaaatattttgaatatctggGGTCTTATGATACAGGAATGGAAGTTTGGGGTGGAGAAAACCTGGAATTCTCTTTTAGG ATCTGGCAATGCGGTGGGACCCTGGAGACACACCCGTGTTCTCACGTTGGCCACGTTTTCCCCAAGCAAGCTCCCTACTCCCGCAACAAGGCTCTGGCCAACAGCGTCCGAGCAGCTGAAGTGTGGATGGATGACTTTAAGGAGCTCTACTACCATCGCAACCCCCATGCCCGCTTG GAACCCTTTGGGGAtgtgacagagaggaagaagctccgtgcAAAGCTCCAGTGTAAGGACTTCAGGTGGTTCTTGGAGAACGTGTACCCAGAATTGCACGTGCCTGAAGACAGGCCTGGCTTCTTCGGGATG CTCCAGAACAAAGGACTGAAAGATTACTGCTTTGACTACAACCCACCCAATGAAAACCAGGTCGTGGGATACCAGGTCCTTCTGTACATCTGTCATGGAATGGGTCAGAACCAG ttttttgagtaCACGTCCCAGAATGAAATACGCTATAACACCCACCAGCCAGAGGCCTGCATCGCTGTGGACGCAGGAACGGATGTTCTCGTCATGCATCTCTGCCAGGAGATCACCCCAGAGAATCAGAAGTTCATCTTGCAAGAG
- the GALNT12 gene encoding polypeptide N-acetylgalactosaminyltransferase 12 isoform X1 has product MWGRAARRRCPRGLRRGREALLALLALLALAGLGSVLRARRGAGAAEPGPPRAPRPGRRAPVLPRPPVPSDALGARGEAVRLQLQGEELRLQEESVRLHQINIYLSDRISLHRRLPERWNPLCKEKKYDYENLPTTSVVIAFYNEAWSTLLRTVYSVLETSPDILLEEVILVDDYSDREHLKERLANELSGLPKVRLIRANKREGLVRARLLGASAAKGEVLTFLDCHCECHEGWLEPLLQRIHEEESAVVCPVIDVIDWNTFEYLGNPREPQIGGFDWRLVFTWHVVPERERMRMRSPIDVIRSPTMAGGLFAVSKKYFEYLGSYDTGMEVWGGENLEFSFRIWQCGGTLETHPCSHVGHVFPKQAPYSRNKALANSVRAAEVWMDDFKELYYHRNPHARLEPFGDVTERKKLRAKLQCKDFRWFLENVYPELHVPEDRPGFFGMLQNKGLKDYCFDYNPPNENQVVGYQVLLYICHGMGQNQFFEYTSQNEIRYNTHQPEACIAVDAGTDVLVMHLCQEITPENQKFILQEDGSLFHVQSKKCVQAERKALSDSFVPLLRDCIDSEHQKWLFKEHM; this is encoded by the exons ATGTGGGGGCGCGCGGCGCGGAGGCGCTGCCCGCGGGGGCTGCGGCGCGGCCGGGAGGCGCTGCTGGCGCTGCTGGCGCTGCTGGCGCTGGCCGGGCTGGGCTCCGTGctgcgggcgcggcgcggggccggggcggccgaGCCGGgacccccgcgcgccccgcgccccgggcggCGCGCCCCGGTCCTGCCGCGGCCGCCGGTGCCCAGCGACGCCCTGGGCGCGCGGGGCGAGGCGGTGCGGCTGCAGCTGCAGGGCGAGGAGCTGCGGCTGCAGGAGGAGAGCGTGCGGCTGCACCAGATCAACATCTACCTTAGCGACCGCATCTCGCTGCACCGCCGCCTGCCCGAGCGCTGGAACCCGCT gtgcaaagagaagaaatatgatTATGAGAATTTGCCCACGACTTCTGTTGTCATAGCGTTTTATAATGAAGCCTGGTCAACTCTCCTCCGGACAGTTTACAGTGTCCTTGAGACGTCCCCAGACATCCTGCTAGAAGAAGTCATCCTTGTAGATGACTACAGTGATAGAG AGCATCTAAAGGAGCGCTTGGCCAATGAGCTATCTGGGCTGCCCAAGGTGCGTCTTATCCGTGCCAACAAGAGGGAGGGCCTGGTGCGAGCCCGGCTTCTGGGCGCGTCTGCGGCTAAGGGCGAGGTGCTGACCTTCCTGGACTGCCACTGTGAGTGCCACGAGGGGTGGCTCGAGCCGCTGCTGCAGAG GATCCACGAAGAAGAGTCGGCTGTGGTGTGCCCTGTAATCGATGTGATTGACTGGAACACGTTTGAGTACCTGGGCAACCCCAGGGAGCCTCAGATTGGCGGCTTCGACTGGAGGCTGGTGTTCACGTGGCACGTGGTCCCTGAGAGGGAGAGGATGCGCATGCGGTCCCCCATTGATGTCATCAG GTCTCCAACGATGGCTGGAGGGCTGTTTGCTGTgagtaagaaatattttgaatatctggGGTCTTATGATACAGGAATGGAAGTTTGGGGTGGAGAAAACCTGGAATTCTCTTTTAGG ATCTGGCAATGCGGTGGGACCCTGGAGACACACCCGTGTTCTCACGTTGGCCACGTTTTCCCCAAGCAAGCTCCCTACTCCCGCAACAAGGCTCTGGCCAACAGCGTCCGAGCAGCTGAAGTGTGGATGGATGACTTTAAGGAGCTCTACTACCATCGCAACCCCCATGCCCGCTTG GAACCCTTTGGGGAtgtgacagagaggaagaagctccgtgcAAAGCTCCAGTGTAAGGACTTCAGGTGGTTCTTGGAGAACGTGTACCCAGAATTGCACGTGCCTGAAGACAGGCCTGGCTTCTTCGGGATG CTCCAGAACAAAGGACTGAAAGATTACTGCTTTGACTACAACCCACCCAATGAAAACCAGGTCGTGGGATACCAGGTCCTTCTGTACATCTGTCATGGAATGGGTCAGAACCAG ttttttgagtaCACGTCCCAGAATGAAATACGCTATAACACCCACCAGCCAGAGGCCTGCATCGCTGTGGACGCAGGAACGGATGTTCTCGTCATGCATCTCTGCCAGGAGATCACCCCAGAGAATCAGAAGTTCATCTTGCAAGAG